In one window of Zhihengliuella sp. ISTPL4 DNA:
- a CDS encoding DUF4229 domain-containing protein, whose product MKKPAPLLVYTVLRLLAFLVPLGILWFFFPIFREFWWLAAIFAALIGASISLLFLRAPLSDVSANLHERRQGKVSGRQADADAEDELVDRAPDDRP is encoded by the coding sequence GTGAAGAAGCCCGCCCCCCTCCTCGTCTACACCGTGCTGCGCCTCCTGGCGTTCCTCGTCCCGCTGGGCATCCTGTGGTTCTTCTTCCCGATCTTCCGCGAGTTCTGGTGGCTCGCCGCGATCTTCGCCGCCCTCATCGGCGCGAGCATCTCCCTGCTGTTCCTCCGCGCTCCCCTCTCCGATGTCTCCGCGAACCTGCACGAGCGTCGACAGGGCAAGGTCTCCGGCCGCCAGGCCGATGCCGACGCCGAGGATGAACTCGTCGACCGCGCTCCCGACGACCGCCCCTGA
- a CDS encoding 1,4-dihydroxy-2-naphthoate polyprenyltransferase — protein sequence MAASSQRKKKSGRRTPPRTSGNPAKRPVVEAGPVTVGDWIGAARLRTLPLAIAPVVIGTGAARSTGPEFHWVIALACLAVAVLLQIGVNFTNDYSDGIRGTDAHRVGPARLTASGRVKPRTVLVIGLVFFALAAVVGIAIVVRTGQWWMLAVGAACIVAAWFYTGGKRPYGYYGLGEVFVFVFFGLVATLGTTWVQVFLLPQQAWLGAIAAGLFACAVLLANNLRDIDQDREVGKRTLTVLIGRRATQVLFTLFVLVPFGIAVFLALLFPIAWISLLALLAGLPAIVIVWTYRQPKELVIALALTSLTSLLYAGALFWAFAG from the coding sequence GTGGCAGCATCCTCCCAGCGCAAGAAGAAGTCCGGTCGGCGCACCCCGCCGCGCACCAGCGGCAACCCGGCCAAGCGACCAGTCGTCGAAGCCGGTCCGGTGACGGTCGGCGACTGGATCGGTGCGGCTCGTCTGCGCACGCTGCCCCTCGCGATCGCCCCCGTCGTCATCGGCACGGGAGCCGCGCGCAGCACCGGGCCGGAGTTCCACTGGGTGATCGCGCTCGCCTGCCTCGCCGTCGCGGTCCTGCTGCAGATCGGCGTGAACTTCACCAACGACTACAGCGACGGGATCCGCGGCACCGACGCCCATCGGGTCGGCCCGGCGCGGCTCACGGCCTCCGGGCGGGTGAAGCCGCGCACGGTGCTCGTCATCGGCCTCGTGTTCTTCGCGCTCGCCGCAGTGGTCGGTATCGCGATCGTCGTGAGGACCGGGCAGTGGTGGATGCTCGCCGTGGGTGCGGCCTGCATCGTCGCCGCCTGGTTCTACACCGGCGGCAAGCGTCCGTACGGGTACTACGGTCTCGGCGAGGTCTTCGTCTTCGTCTTCTTCGGGCTCGTGGCCACCCTCGGCACCACGTGGGTGCAGGTCTTCCTGCTCCCGCAGCAGGCCTGGCTCGGTGCCATCGCCGCCGGACTGTTCGCCTGCGCGGTGCTGCTGGCGAACAACCTTCGCGACATCGACCAGGATCGCGAGGTCGGCAAGCGCACGCTGACCGTCCTCATCGGTCGCCGCGCCACCCAGGTCCTCTTCACGCTCTTCGTGCTCGTGCCGTTCGGCATCGCCGTGTTCCTCGCGCTGCTGTTCCCGATCGCGTGGATCTCACTGCTCGCGCTCCTGGCCGGGCTTCCCGCGATCGTGATCGTCTGGACCTACCGACAGCCGAAGGAGCTGGTCATCGCCCTCGCGCTGACCTCCCTGACCTCGCTGCTCTACGCCGGCGCCCTGTTCTGGGCCTTCGCCGGCTGA